One region of Mycobacterium riyadhense genomic DNA includes:
- a CDS encoding LLM class flavin-dependent oxidoreductase: MIPLSILDLAPISAGSDAATALRNTIELAQHAERWGYRRFWIAEHHFVAVASAAPAVLIGQIAAATNTIRVGSAAVQLSHTTAAAVVESFGMLDAFYPGRIDLGLGRSGQRRLTTKRAGSSKRRKPREPRPPREWREVDGVVIPPPFDLRSLLGSGRVQATMAILQQPEAVAPEFAEQVGDIVAMLSGTYQVDGFDVHAVPGEGAGLRPWIFGSSKGPSAQLAGALGLPFVASYHITPATALEAIDAYRDAFVPSAALQRPYVVVSADIVVADDTDTARHLASTYGHWVYSIRAGDGAIPYPDPDDNVPLTDQQQAVVKDRTETQFVGNPDEVAERLQALQRAAGADELVITSVTHRQQDRLRSHELIAKRWGISS, from the coding sequence GTGATTCCGCTGTCGATCCTGGACCTGGCTCCAATCAGCGCCGGGAGCGACGCCGCGACAGCCCTGCGCAACACCATCGAACTGGCCCAGCACGCCGAGCGGTGGGGCTATCGCCGGTTCTGGATCGCCGAACATCATTTCGTCGCCGTCGCCAGTGCGGCACCGGCCGTGCTGATCGGTCAAATCGCCGCCGCCACCAACACAATTCGCGTTGGATCCGCCGCCGTGCAGCTGAGTCACACCACCGCCGCCGCGGTGGTGGAGAGTTTCGGCATGCTCGACGCGTTCTATCCCGGCCGCATCGATCTCGGCCTCGGCCGGTCCGGGCAGCGGCGTCTCACGACGAAGAGGGCGGGCTCGTCGAAGCGGCGAAAGCCCCGGGAACCGAGGCCGCCGCGAGAATGGCGCGAGGTCGACGGCGTGGTGATCCCGCCGCCCTTCGACCTACGCAGCCTGCTCGGCAGCGGCCGGGTACAGGCCACCATGGCGATCCTGCAGCAGCCGGAGGCGGTGGCGCCCGAGTTTGCCGAACAGGTCGGCGACATCGTCGCCATGCTGTCCGGCACCTATCAGGTCGACGGCTTCGACGTGCACGCGGTGCCCGGCGAAGGCGCGGGCCTAAGACCGTGGATCTTCGGAAGTAGCAAGGGACCCAGCGCCCAGCTAGCCGGAGCGCTGGGGTTGCCGTTCGTCGCCAGCTATCACATCACTCCGGCCACCGCGCTGGAAGCCATCGACGCCTACCGCGACGCCTTCGTCCCTTCGGCGGCGCTACAGCGGCCATACGTCGTGGTGTCGGCCGACATCGTGGTGGCTGACGACACCGACACCGCCCGTCACCTGGCGTCCACGTACGGCCATTGGGTGTACTCGATCCGGGCCGGCGACGGCGCCATACCCTACCCCGACCCCGACGACAACGTGCCACTGACCGATCAGCAGCAGGCCGTCGTAAAAGACCGGACCGAAACGCAATTCGTTGGCAATCCGGACGAAGTCGCCGAACGGTTGCAGGCGCTGCAGCGAGCGGCTGGAGCCGATGAACTCGTGATCACCTCGGTGACACACCGGCAGCAGGACCGGCTGCGGTCACACGAGCTGATCGCCAAACGCTGGGGGATAAGCTCATGA
- a CDS encoding NtaA/DmoA family FMN-dependent monooxygenase (This protein belongs to a clade of FMN-dependent monooxygenases, within a broader family of flavin-dependent oxidoreductases, the luciferase-like monooxygenase (LMM) family, some of whose members use coenzyme F420 rather than FMN.), producing the protein MSRKPIHLAAHFPGVNNTTVWTDPGAGSQIAFDSFVHLARTAERGLFDFFFLAEGLRLREHRGRIYDLDVVGRPDTFTVLAALAGVTDRIGLTGTINTTFNEPFEVARQFATLDQLSGGRAGWNIVTSSDAFTGANFRRGGFLAHADRYVRAEEFLTVAREFWASWAPDAVVADVAAGVYIDPERIRSVEFTGSHFDVRGFATLPAGPQGQPVLLQAGDSDEGRTFGARHADALFTLHGSLEDGQRYYADVKRRAKAHGRDPNQLKVFPAATFVLGDTDDEAQDKARHIRYQQVSGATAIAMLEQVWGRDLSGYDPDGPLPDFDPIVDSNITQGRVRHGDPIAMARKYRERALAENLSIRELVIAVTSRQQFVGTPTYIADEIDRYIQADACDGFILVPHLTPHGLDEFVDRVVPLLQERGAFRTEYTGETLREHLGLAG; encoded by the coding sequence ATGAGCCGCAAGCCAATTCACCTGGCGGCCCACTTTCCGGGCGTCAACAACACCACGGTGTGGACCGACCCGGGTGCGGGCAGTCAGATCGCATTCGACTCGTTCGTGCACCTGGCGCGCACCGCCGAACGCGGATTGTTCGACTTCTTCTTTTTGGCCGAAGGGCTGCGGCTGCGCGAGCACCGCGGCCGGATCTACGATCTCGACGTGGTGGGCCGGCCCGATACATTCACCGTGCTGGCGGCGCTGGCCGGCGTCACCGACCGAATCGGGCTGACCGGGACCATCAACACCACCTTCAACGAACCATTCGAAGTGGCAAGGCAATTCGCTACACTAGACCAGCTGTCCGGCGGCCGCGCCGGCTGGAACATCGTCACTTCGTCCGACGCATTCACCGGTGCCAACTTCCGGCGCGGTGGGTTTTTGGCCCACGCCGATCGCTACGTGCGGGCCGAGGAGTTCCTCACCGTGGCTCGCGAGTTCTGGGCCAGCTGGGCGCCGGACGCCGTAGTGGCGGACGTAGCGGCCGGGGTATATATCGATCCGGAGCGAATCCGCAGCGTCGAATTCACGGGTTCTCACTTCGATGTGCGGGGCTTCGCGACGTTGCCTGCGGGGCCGCAGGGTCAGCCGGTGCTGTTGCAGGCCGGGGACTCCGATGAGGGTCGGACGTTCGGCGCCAGGCACGCTGATGCCTTGTTCACGTTGCACGGGTCGCTCGAGGACGGTCAGCGTTACTATGCCGATGTCAAGAGACGTGCTAAGGCCCACGGTCGAGACCCAAACCAGCTCAAGGTGTTTCCGGCGGCGACGTTCGTCCTGGGCGACACCGACGACGAGGCGCAGGACAAGGCGCGTCACATCCGTTATCAACAGGTGAGCGGTGCAACCGCGATCGCGATGCTCGAGCAGGTGTGGGGCCGGGACTTGTCGGGCTATGACCCCGACGGTCCGCTACCCGACTTCGACCCGATCGTCGACAGCAATATCACCCAGGGACGCGTCCGTCACGGCGACCCGATCGCGATGGCCCGCAAGTATCGCGAACGTGCTCTAGCCGAGAACCTGTCGATCCGCGAACTGGTCATCGCCGTCACCAGCCGGCAGCAATTCGTCGGCACGCCAACGTATATCGCCGACGAGATCGACCGCTACATCCAGGCCGACGCCTGCGACGGGTTCATCTTGGTGCCGCACCTCACGCCGCACGGCCTCGACGAATTCGTCGACCGGGTGGTGCCGCTACTGCAGGAGCGCGGCGCGTTTCGCACCGAGTACACCGGCGAGACACTGCGCGAGCACCTGGGGCTGGCGGGCTAG
- a CDS encoding dihydrofolate reductase family protein, with amino-acid sequence MTRKIVASMQISLDGMAERANGATDWIGSNPDTFDWELFDRVDACVLGRAMYPDYEQYWRAIIADPATPLAATGAIPTTDEIRYAKFADRTTHYVLTHSPDELDWPVAQAIGDLGAVQRLRESPGRDIYVVGGPTTVGNFVERGLLDELRLTVHPVVLGGGTPLFGRVSSEHRFALVGSEQLDDGLVRLAYQNLR; translated from the coding sequence ATGACCCGCAAGATTGTCGCCAGCATGCAGATCTCCCTGGACGGCATGGCCGAAAGGGCCAACGGTGCGACCGATTGGATCGGCAGCAATCCCGACACCTTTGATTGGGAGCTGTTCGACCGGGTCGACGCCTGCGTGCTCGGCCGTGCGATGTATCCGGACTACGAACAGTATTGGCGCGCAATCATCGCCGATCCGGCCACGCCGCTGGCGGCTACCGGCGCCATTCCCACCACCGATGAGATCCGGTACGCCAAATTTGCAGACCGCACAACGCATTACGTGCTGACTCACAGCCCCGACGAACTCGACTGGCCGGTGGCGCAGGCCATCGGTGACCTCGGCGCGGTGCAACGATTGCGCGAATCGCCCGGCCGCGACATTTATGTGGTGGGCGGGCCTACTACGGTCGGAAATTTTGTTGAGCGCGGGCTGCTCGACGAGTTGAGGCTTACCGTGCACCCGGTGGTGCTCGGTGGCGGCACGCCACTATTCGGGCGGGTTTCCAGCGAGCACCGGTTCGCCCTGGTTGGCTCGGAGCAGTTGGACGACGGGCTGGTGCGGCTGGCCTACCAGAACCTCCGCTAG
- a CDS encoding MBL fold metallo-hydrolase — MAQLLQVTDKVHLAQGHAVNWVLVSDESGVMLIDAGYPGDRAEVLASLRHLGHQPADVRAILLTHAHIDHLGSAIWFASEHGTPVYCHAEEVGHAKREYLEQVSILDVALRIWRPRWAVWGVHVVRSGGLIRDGIPTTQPLTNETAAGLPGHPRAVFTPGHTSGHCSYLVDGVLASGDALITGHPLLRHRGPQLLPEVFSRSQQDCIRSLSALALLESEILAPGHGDLWRGPIREATEQATALAQGRG, encoded by the coding sequence ATGGCACAGCTCCTTCAGGTCACCGACAAGGTTCACCTCGCCCAGGGCCATGCCGTCAACTGGGTGCTGGTCAGCGACGAAAGCGGTGTCATGCTGATCGACGCCGGCTATCCCGGCGACCGCGCAGAGGTGCTGGCGTCGCTGCGACACCTGGGCCATCAGCCCGCAGATGTGCGCGCCATCCTGCTCACGCATGCGCACATCGATCATCTAGGCTCAGCAATCTGGTTTGCCAGCGAGCACGGCACGCCCGTGTACTGCCACGCCGAGGAGGTCGGTCACGCCAAGCGGGAATACCTCGAGCAGGTGTCGATTCTCGATGTCGCACTGCGCATTTGGCGGCCCCGCTGGGCGGTTTGGGGTGTTCACGTGGTCCGCAGTGGCGGCCTGATCCGCGACGGCATCCCGACCACCCAGCCGCTGACCAACGAGACGGCCGCCGGGTTGCCCGGCCACCCGAGGGCAGTGTTCACCCCGGGGCATACCAGCGGTCATTGCTCGTATCTCGTCGACGGTGTGCTGGCCAGCGGGGATGCGCTGATCACCGGTCATCCGCTGCTGCGGCACCGCGGGCCGCAGCTGCTGCCCGAAGTGTTCAGCCGCAGCCAGCAAGACTGTATCCGCAGTTTGTCCGCGCTAGCCCTGCTGGAATCCGAGATCCTGGCACCCGGCCACGGCGACCTATGGCGCGGCCCGATTCGGGAGGCAACCGAACAAGCGACCGCCCTCGCGCAAGGCCGCGGGTGA
- the fgd gene encoding glucose-6-phosphate dehydrogenase (coenzyme-F420), producing the protein MAELKLGYKASAEQFAPRELVELAVAAEEHGMDSATVSDHFQPWRHKGGHAPFSLSWMTAVGERTQRLLLGTSVLTPTFRYNPAVIAQAFATMGCLYPNRVFLGVGTGEALNEIATGYEGAWPEFKERFARLRESVRLMRELWRGDRVDFGGEYYRLKGASIYDVPEGGVPVYIAAGGPAVAKYAGRAGDGFICTSGKGEELYAEKLMPAVRDGAAAANRNVDDIDKMIEIKISYDTDPELALNNTRFWAPLSLTAEQKHSIDDPIEMEKAADALPIEQIAKRWIVASDPDEAVAKVGQYVTWGLNHLVFHAPGHDQRRFLRLFQTDLAPRLRRLG; encoded by the coding sequence GTGGCTGAACTGAAACTCGGGTACAAAGCATCTGCTGAACAATTCGCACCGCGCGAGCTCGTCGAACTGGCTGTCGCCGCCGAGGAACATGGCATGGACAGCGCCACCGTCAGCGACCATTTCCAGCCGTGGCGGCACAAGGGCGGGCACGCCCCGTTTTCGTTGTCCTGGATGACCGCGGTCGGCGAGCGTACCCAGCGGTTGCTGCTGGGAACCTCGGTGCTTACCCCCACCTTCCGCTACAACCCCGCCGTCATCGCACAGGCTTTCGCCACGATGGGCTGCCTGTATCCGAATCGCGTATTCCTCGGAGTGGGGACCGGTGAGGCACTGAACGAGATCGCCACCGGATACGAGGGTGCATGGCCGGAGTTCAAGGAGCGGTTCGCCCGGCTGCGCGAATCGGTGCGGTTAATGCGGGAACTGTGGCGGGGCGACCGCGTGGACTTCGGCGGCGAGTACTACCGGCTCAAGGGCGCCTCCATCTACGACGTCCCGGAGGGCGGAGTGCCCGTCTATATCGCCGCCGGCGGTCCCGCGGTGGCCAAGTACGCCGGCCGTGCCGGCGACGGCTTCATCTGCACGTCCGGCAAGGGCGAGGAGCTGTATGCCGAAAAGCTGATGCCCGCGGTCCGTGACGGCGCCGCGGCGGCCAATCGTAACGTCGACGACATCGACAAGATGATCGAAATCAAGATCTCCTACGACACCGACCCCGAGCTTGCCCTGAACAACACCCGGTTCTGGGCGCCGCTGTCGCTGACCGCCGAACAGAAGCACAGCATCGACGACCCGATCGAGATGGAGAAGGCCGCCGACGCCCTGCCCATTGAGCAGATCGCCAAGCGCTGGATCGTGGCATCGGACCCCGACGAGGCGGTGGCAAAGGTCGGCCAGTATGTGACGTGGGGTCTTAACCACTTGGTGTTCCACGCGCCCGGGCATGACCAGCGCCGGTTCTTGCGGCTCTTCCAAACGGACCTGGCGCCCAGGTTGCGGCGACTTGGCTGA
- the pta gene encoding phosphate acetyltransferase: MADTSAIYIAAPESETGKSTIALGLLHRLTAMVAKVGVFRPITRFGEDRDYILELLLEHTTAGLSYEQCVGVTYQQLHDDSDAAITSVVDSYHAMADKCDAVVIVGSDYTDVTSPTELSVNARIAVNLGAPVLLTVRAKGRTPAEVASVVAVCLAELSAQRAHTAAVVANRCAPGELDAMRDGLAALPPPVPRSYVLPEEPLLAAPTVTELTAAVNGTPIRGDAQLAQREVMGVMVAGMTADHVLERLRDGMAVITPGDRSDVVLAVASAHAAEGFPSLSCIVLNGGFELHPSIAALVSGLRLRLPIIGTTLGTYDTASAAAAARGRVTAASQRKIDTALELMDRHVDVADLLAQLAIPIPAITTPQMFTRRLQEQARSDRKHIVLPEGDDDRILKSAGRLLQRSVADLTILGEAAQVRLRAAELGVNLDEAKVIDPRTSDLHHEFASQYAELRKTKGITVEQAREIMNDATYFGTMLVYNGMVDGMVSGAAHTTAHTVRPALEIIRTVPDVSTVSSIFLMCLPDRVLAYGDCAIVPNPTPEQLADIAICSARTAARFGIEPRVAMLSYSTGDSGKGADVDKVRAATELVRGRDPELLVEGPIQYDAAVEPSVAATKLRDSPVAGRATVLIFPDLNTGNNTYKAVQRSAGAIAIGPVLQGLRKPVNDLSRGALVEDIVNTVAITAIQARDVHG; this comes from the coding sequence TTGGCTGACACCTCGGCGATCTACATAGCCGCGCCCGAATCGGAGACCGGCAAGTCGACGATCGCGCTGGGGCTTTTGCATCGCTTGACCGCGATGGTGGCCAAAGTGGGTGTGTTCCGGCCGATTACGCGGTTCGGCGAGGACCGCGACTACATCCTCGAACTGCTGCTGGAGCACACCACCGCAGGTCTGTCCTATGAGCAGTGCGTCGGCGTGACCTATCAGCAGCTGCACGATGACAGCGACGCCGCGATAACCAGCGTCGTTGACTCATATCACGCGATGGCCGATAAGTGCGATGCGGTGGTGATCGTCGGCAGCGACTACACGGACGTCACCAGCCCCACAGAGCTCTCGGTCAACGCGCGAATCGCGGTCAACCTCGGTGCGCCAGTGTTGTTGACGGTGCGAGCGAAGGGCCGCACTCCCGCTGAGGTCGCCAGCGTGGTCGCGGTCTGTTTGGCCGAGCTGTCCGCCCAGCGCGCACACACCGCAGCGGTGGTGGCCAACCGATGCGCTCCCGGCGAGCTGGACGCCATGCGCGACGGGTTGGCGGCGCTTCCGCCACCTGTCCCGCGCAGCTATGTGCTGCCCGAGGAGCCGCTGCTAGCCGCGCCCACGGTGACCGAACTAACCGCGGCCGTGAACGGGACGCCGATCCGCGGTGACGCACAGCTGGCCCAGCGCGAGGTGATGGGCGTGATGGTCGCCGGGATGACCGCCGACCACGTGCTGGAGCGGTTGCGCGACGGCATGGCGGTCATCACCCCCGGCGATCGTTCGGACGTGGTGCTTGCGGTCGCCAGCGCCCATGCGGCCGAGGGGTTTCCGTCGCTGTCGTGCATCGTCCTCAACGGCGGGTTTGAGCTGCACCCGTCGATCGCGGCTCTGGTGTCGGGGCTGCGGCTGAGGTTGCCGATCATCGGCACCACGCTGGGAACCTACGACACCGCCAGCGCGGCCGCCGCGGCGCGCGGCCGGGTCACGGCGGCGTCCCAGCGCAAGATCGACACCGCGTTGGAACTAATGGATCGCCACGTCGACGTCGCAGACTTGTTGGCGCAGCTGGCCATTCCGATCCCGGCCATCACCACCCCGCAGATGTTCACGCGTCGGCTCCAGGAACAAGCGCGTTCGGACCGCAAGCACATCGTTCTTCCCGAGGGGGACGACGACCGCATCCTCAAATCCGCCGGGCGCCTCCTGCAGCGTAGCGTCGCCGACCTAACCATCCTTGGTGAGGCAGCCCAAGTCCGGTTGCGGGCAGCAGAACTCGGCGTCAACTTGGACGAGGCGAAAGTGATCGATCCGCGCACCAGCGATCTGCATCACGAGTTCGCCTCCCAGTACGCGGAGTTGCGCAAGACAAAGGGAATCACCGTCGAGCAGGCTCGCGAAATAATGAACGACGCCACCTATTTCGGCACCATGCTGGTTTACAACGGCATGGTCGACGGTATGGTCTCCGGCGCTGCGCACACCACGGCGCACACGGTGCGTCCGGCGCTGGAGATCATCAGAACCGTTCCGGACGTCTCCACGGTGTCCAGCATTTTCCTGATGTGTCTGCCGGACCGGGTGCTCGCCTACGGAGACTGCGCGATCGTCCCCAACCCGACGCCCGAGCAGCTGGCCGACATCGCCATCTGCTCCGCCCGCACCGCCGCACGGTTCGGCATCGAACCGCGGGTGGCCATGTTGTCCTACTCGACCGGCGATTCCGGCAAGGGAGCTGACGTCGACAAGGTCAGGGCGGCAACGGAGTTGGTACGCGGCAGGGATCCGGAACTGTTGGTCGAGGGGCCCATTCAGTACGACGCCGCGGTAGAGCCCTCCGTCGCCGCCACCAAGTTGCGTGATTCGCCGGTGGCGGGGCGCGCGACGGTGCTGATTTTCCCCGACCTCAACACCGGCAACAACACCTACAAGGCGGTGCAGCGTTCCGCCGGGGCGATCGCGATCGGCCCGGTGCTGCAAGGTCTACGCAA